The nucleotide sequence CCGTAAGTGTACCTGTGTTCCGCTGGTGCCTGCTTGCGCTTCAGCTCTTTTCCGGGAGCCGGGCGGAGCTGGTGTGAGACGCgcctgcagtggggctgtgaGCCCGCTCAGCCCGGCTCTGCCGACCGCGCTCACCAGCGCTGCCACTCGGtcacatcccagcctggctcatgCTCTGCTTCACCCTCACAGTGATGGTGTCGCTGCAGCTTTGCGGGCCCTGCAGCCAGCGGAGATGGCGCTCATGGACTCATCTGGGTTCATGTGTCCATGGCCGCCGCCTCCTGCCGGCTGCATTCATCTACCAGAGCACTGTAATCCTCCTCTTTTCAGCCAGACGCTTGGCAATTAAGACACGATCTGCTCTACTTAAGGTATAAATAAGCCTTTAATGTTACTTGGGGATTACATTAGGACATGAGGGGCTCTTTTGAAGGCCCGGCTTTGGCACAGCAGGATTCACAAAGCAGGCTGCTCGAataaggggaaaggaaaggattcCCAACCACGGATACAGAGAGCAGTGGCAGCTTCTGACTGGGGAGATGCTACATTGGCCTTTAGCAGTTGTAAAAGTATGTGTGTCAAGGGTAAGCTAGCTGTGACCTTAGATCAAATAAACTAGTCCATGCAGGCAATAATCATCAGAGAGTTTACTGGCTTAAAGAAAAGAGATGGGAGGGAGCTGAAATACTCAGAGCTAGTTTCCTCTTTTTGATTCCAGCAGTACTGGTGGGTGTAATACTCTACACCTGACTGTCCTGAGTCTCTTTGGCTTATGAGACCCATGCATCTGTGGCAGATGACTGTGTTTTGCCCATCATTTGCTCTTGCCTCTGActtgctttgctgtgtttgggTGACTGAGGGAGCTTTTGTATATGCAGGAAGATACTTATGCTTTTAAACCTCTGAGTTtgaggggcgggggggggaagCAGGCTGGGGAGTACAAGGTCTTGAGGTGTATTTCATGCAGTCtaaaaaatttctgtatttgcaCATTTTCTACTTTCATTACAAGTGAAGATATTGAAATGAAACAATTGAAATGTAGTGAGGAGTCACCAGCATTGTGTTGAATACATGTGTACACCCTGAGTGCACAGTGCCTGCCTGGAAACTTCCACAGCTTACTGATATGATGGTGTTAAGACTGTAGAGTCATTAAATGGGAGTGAACCAGTGTCAAATAATTTCCCACTTCTGGATCTCCTGGCCCTACTGAATTACAGGCACTGGCACTACAGCTGTTGTCTCGGATGCTCCCCCCAGCTGCCTGACCCTGCACAAGCTGAGGCACTGCTGCTAGGAAGAAGAAGGATTAAGTCAGTCAGCATCAAATACCTGTTCTTAGCTCAGCTACTGAAGAAATTACACTTTTTTGAGTAATCTGAATATTGCATGCTGGATTTTTTACAGTCCGTACTTTATAGACTTTTTACAGTCTGTAGTTTATAAACTTCTTTCATGGCTTGAGGCAAAGATAATAAACACTTCCTTTGAGTCACAACCCAACCTTGTTTCCATTGCACTGTCCAAGAGTTTCCTTAGGACCCTGACCCTATGGTCAGAGGTAGGAGTTAACTTTTACAGGTGCTCCTTGGCAAATCTGTGTTGCTTTGTGTGTCCTTTGGTATGCTGGGCAGGGGTACTGGTGGATATCTTGGGATGGGATAAAGGGATATCTTGATGCTGACTTTAGGCACTTGGGGCTTAGGGCACACAGATGTGTACAGATGTGCATGTCTGTGCAGACTTTGGGCAGTGCTTTTTCTTGCTTAGAGTAAtagaaaaggggggaaagagagagaagggaaaggttcttatatttttaaatgtttttcttttattgggGTATGGATTCTAATCGTGGAGAGTGGGCTTTTCTCTTGAGTTTTGCTTGTGCCTGTGCAGAGCTATCCTGTCCTGCCCCCGGGCTGGCTCTGGGTGTAGCAGTCCACCCTAGTCCCGGGCTGTGAGTCGCAGGATCGGTATGTACCACAGCAGCTGTTAGTGCTCAGGCTTGGGGGTGGGCTGGGACAGGTGGGTTAAACTGTGAGAAAGATGCACATCCAGCCTTTGACTCTTTTCTTCTTCGTTTGTGTTGTTGCATTCGGGCCAGTGGTTGCTGATACTTCATTCTCTTGCTGTCTGTGTTTAAACTATCCATATTCAGATTGCTTCAGGCAGGAGAGACTGTGACCAGTCTGGAAAGCTGCATATTTACTAGATCTGATACTGGTAAAACCTGAATTTCCCCCTGCTGTCAAAGGGAAGAGAAGTGTGGTGTACTGGAGAGAGCAAGAGTAAACATACCAACAATAGGCTTTACTTCCCAGGAGCACTGCCCTTTCTGGAGCATTTTGTTATCTGGCTGAAGATGCCGAATATGCAGAACATTGTGAGCACTTTGCCCTTTTTGTCCCTTTCTGAACTTCGACCAGTTGGTCAGGATTGATTATCAACCCAGAATAGCTAATTGCACTGTTTCTCATTTCACTGAACAAAGGTGATGTGGCCAGAGTCTCCAGGACAAGAACTGTCAAGTGAAACAGCTGAGGTGGAAGCTAGGAGCTTACCTATGGAGCTGAGTGAGAAGGGAGGCGTGCAGAACAATGGATTTGTTCAAAATGAGGATTTTGAGGACAAGGAAACAGCCACTAGTAGCCAAGAAGAAATGCCAAAAACGTGCAGCGTTGATGTGGAGCCGGTGGATGTGGAGGAGACGGTGTTGAAGCCTTATGCTGGGATGCCAAAGGAGGTCTTGCTGCAGTTCTCCAGCCAGGCCTGCTACAGAGTCACCAGGGAGATCCTCTTCTGGCTGGTGATCGCTGGTTCTGTTGCGCTGGTGTGTGCTACAATTGCCATCATTGCTCTCTCTCCAAAGTGCCTTGACTGGTGGCAGGCCAGTCCTATTTATCAGATCTATCCTCGCTCCTTCAAGGACAGCAACATGGATGGGAATGGAGATCTGAAAGGTGGGTCAGTTTTTGTTCTTGCTGTGTGTATGAGTGtatatgaaaaggaaaaccagtggAAAAGTACAGTCCAATAGACAAAGCCACCTTCATGGAGAGAAGTAAGAGAAGTTGTCAGGCAACGATAATAGCAACTCACATTGCTGTGAATAAATCCAGGAGCTGTTTGCTCAAGTCAAGTCTAAGTGTGGAACTAGAAAGGAAGTTGAGAGATGGTGCTGagagcaagcagcagcacagctgcttccagaGTCAGATACCTCCACAAGACTGAGTCCAGTCAGGAGGACGAGTGGTGCTGAACACCTGGTTGTGTTTGCTGGCTGCTCTTCCTAAGGAAAACTAAAACTGACAAGGAGGGGAGAAAGGTGTGTTACTTCTTGTAGGGAAGGCTCAACACTGAAATGGACAATGCATTTCTAAACAAGAAGTGATAGCCACACTGCACAGTACTGGCAGGTGAAGGGCAGGAACTGTTCCTGTAGTTGCATACCATAGTAACACGTCAGGAAGATAAAGGGACCCGtgtacaaacaaaaaaatcttttgtcttttctgagcAGATgatgtccttttctttttaaataggtATCCAAGAAAAACTGGACCATGTTACATATTTGAATATAAAAACCATCTGGATTACCTCTTTCTTTAAGTCCcctttaaaagaccttggatATGGAGCTGAAGACTTCTATGACATTGATCCCATTTTTGGATCAATGACAGATTTTGAGAATCTGATTGCAGCCATACATGACAAAGGTAAGCTGCACCTCCAAGCAAAGTGACTCTGTTAAAAAGATGGACCTTAAAGGGACTTCAGGTTGTGCACCTGGCAGTCCCCCTGTGGTGGCATTAATCAGGAGCAGATGGAGGTGTTAGCAAAGGGTACAAGGCAGCTCCACAGCAGTGTGAGCTCTGTGATTGCCCTTTGgctctggggcagagctgaAAGCAGGACAGAGGGCACGgagctacagcagcagcagcacagggggctgcaggTCCTCTGCAAGGAGGATGCCTGTGGGTGGTGGGCTGGCAGCCATCCATGCTCCCTGAGGCCTGTTTTGGAAGGCTGGGATCAAGCTGAGGTGCAGTTCTGTCTGACTGAACTCGAGGGAACACACGCTTCTTTCCTGCCCTTGCATCCTTGCTTTGGTGCTTTTGTGCCTCAGACCAAATGTTTGCTCAGGTTacagctgctgagctgaacAGAAAATGGTTTGTGAGTCTGAAAATGTTTGAGGTTTCAATAAAATGTCTGTTCTTTAGGAAGGGTGCTGAGGAATGTGTGATCACTGATGCTAGGCTGGTGAAGTGCCTTTCTCACCTGGGAGGTGCGAGGCAGATGTTGAAGTCAGAGTTAGTGAAAGTGGTTCATAACATTAGAAATCTCTTTTGATTGTTCTCTTCACTCTTCTTTCCCTCCCAAGCTGTGTTCCAGCTACTTGCAGACACCAGTCAGGTCTAACTGTTTTGGTAGTCTGGTACTTTTTGTGGGGTTATTTTGCCCCTCTCCTTCACCAGACCTCTGGCATTGAAGAAGCCCAAATACCTCTGATACcgcatttggaaaaaaagatgaatgtTGTCTTAAAAGGCTAAATGTACTGTTGTAGTGCAGTGGGGAGGGTTGATGGGGTTtcttatgtttttgtttttatttttaagggctAAAGGTGATAATGGATTTCATACCAAACCACACGAGTGACAAACACCGCTGGTTTCAGCTGAGCCGCAATCGGACCGGGAAGTACACGGACTACTACATCTGGCAGGactgcaggcaggctgctggctctgtcaTCCCTCCCAACAACTGGGTAAGCACAGGAGGGACACTCACACATCCCAAGCTGCATGCCACAGAGCAAAATCAGCTGGAACATGATTGTCCCGGTGTACACAGGGTTATAAATGGCCAGTGAGAGGTACAAACTGATGGTACTACATGAGTTAGTGCAGATTAAGATTTAAACCAGGTTGGGGGATCACTTGAAAAGTTCTTACTTAAagtggaatttttaaaattacttttgtttctttacctCAGTGTTAAATCTTTGTTCATTAaacaaagacacacacacaaaaaaaaaggttgggCACAAGTTGTTCACACATGCCCCTTCTCTGAAGGGTATTCTGTTCTAGAAACTGCCTGTCAGGTACTCTGAAGTCACAGTTGGTGGGGAAAGAAACAACAATGTGATCTTggcttttgtccttttttctggAAAGTGCTCAGGCCAGAAAGTGCATTGCCTATTTCaaatagatttattttagaTTAGAACCAGTGGGTGCATGATTAGGAACTTGTATGTTCTAAAACTCCAGGTGAAATTATTACTTTGTACCAATTTGTATAATTTCTCTTTAAACTTAAGAGAACTATCTTAGCTTTTGGAATCTTTTATTAGAGAGATGGTGATAAAGTTAAACATTTTTAACTTGCCTACTGTTGTTGGCCCTTCAAAGGGATAATACTAAATTGCAGAAAGCTCTAAGTTAACTGAGgctatttaaaataagttttagGAGAAGTAATTCCAAAATAAGTGTTCCCACACGTTTCCCCCTCTATTCCAGAGAATTCCCAAGGAAAGTtaacttaataaaaaaatcttcaaaatctACAACACTGAACAAGAAATAAGTGTGGTAAAGCACAACTAAAGGGAGAACAGCTGGtggcaaaaataaattaaaatcataaGTACCAAAATCTGTTCACTGGTTAGACATTTTGTGCTTCATTTTATGCTTGTAATGCCCCAGATTTTAATGTTTGCACAGGAGGAAATGTTTGTTAAGCTAGTAGTTCTGATTGTCTCTCTCCCTTGGCTGAGCAGGTGAGTGTctttgggaattccagctggcaGTTTGACGACGTGAGAAAACAATGTTATTTCCATCAGTTTGGGAAGGAACAGCCAGACTTAAATTTTCGCAGCCCTGCTGTCCAGCAGGAAATGAGTGTAAGTACAGAACGCCCTGGTGCTGAACCCGCTGGTGCTGAGCTGACACAAAGCAGGGCTTGCACTCAAGTGCAGAGAAGTTTTTTATCTCTGTTGATACAAAGAGTTGTTAAGTAGCCAGTCAAATGGAGGGATGGCACCTTGTTTAGCAGAGAGATGTTTGCATTTTCGGGAGAGCAGAGGCAATGCTGATTTGAATTACAAGGAATGCCTGGGCTTGTTGATAAGGAGGAGATAGTGAGTTTCGATCTGTCCACGTGTCTGATGACTTTCCAGGGGAAAATGAGTGTTTTCCCAGTGAGAGTGGCGGTGGTGGTGCTGCTCCGATGGAATCTCATTCCTGTCTGCACTGTTTCCTAGCTGACAATGTGGAATTCATTAAAACATGGGGATGTAGGCCTGAATATGGGGAGcctgacagctgctgcttctttttcccctttctatAAATTATCCCTCAGCAGGTACTTCATGTGTTTAATCGAATCTGTAAGCGTTTGCCACTTTGTTCTGTTGAATTGTGGTGCATTCCTTGGGCACTGGTCTTCAGAGCTGCCCAGTCCTCCTGGGATggtctctgcagggcctctcccCTCACCACGTGCCTTGGAGAAACAAAAACCCTTCTGGTCACACCTTTTAACTCAAGCACGCAGTGAGAATTATTGAAACTCCAGTACCAAAGagatgctaaaaaaaaaaaaaaaaaaaagaatacatgAAAGCTGGGAAGTTTGTCCTGGTAACACCAACCTTTGGTAAATGTGTATGAACATCAtgttaaagaataatttttgtctAGTGTTTTAATTCTAAATGCTGTTCCAGAAGGTTAGGAAGACTGAGCAGGACTTCTGCAGAGAAGCTCAAGTCTTTGGTTCAGCTGCACAAGGGCACCCAAAACAGCCAAACTCAGCAACCAGCACGTTGTGGCTTTCATGTGTAAATAGATGTAGATTTGTGCCAGTGCTTGGTGGTTGCAGTGCTGATACCAGTTTGCttttgtgctgagcacaggagtAAGCATGGACATTTTGGGTAGATTCACTGTTGGACACACACAGTtttagagctgctgctttcagaatgGTGCTACCAGACAGTGCAGCTCAGTGAGGCAGTCTTTGTTTGCCAAACAAAAATCTGTACAGCTTGAGTGTGCACTAATTCTACTCCAGCCTGTTCAGACAAGTGTACTTCATATGTTTTAAGAAGGCAAGTcaataaacttttttaaaaaatgtattaaaaaatgtttttttcctcagataaAGACAAGTGTCACAACTGAAAGGACAATTGCAGAAACTGCTCAAGAGGGACTGaaatttggagttttttgttaAAACTGGGGCAATTAAAACTGTAGTAATACAGTTAGTGAAGTAGGATATAATTTTGCTAATAGTGACCAACATTGGAATTTGATAGTGAAATTTCAAATCAATAGCATTTGTAATTGTTGGATAATAATTTCTTATATTCCTGCGAATCAACAAAtaagtctgaaaaaaaatgttaataaattaCATCAGTCAAGTAAGAGAGAACAAATGTTTTCAGAGCTCTATTGTGTAAAAGAAAATTGGTGGCGCAAGGTTTGTGCAGAACAACATATTCCTGCATATTTGAATCAATGTGTTCTAACTGTGTGTAGCCATGACATGAGTGTTCATCAACAACATCACTTAGCATGAGCCCAGTTGTATTGATGGATGAGATTAGAAACTGCTTTTAGTGAGTCAAGCCCTGGCTTTGGTCTCCTGAATTATGGGAGAAGTTAGAGAccagtctttctctttttttttatgaatgaaATAGTAAGACATACTTTATTTAGCTATTAATTTGACCTTAGGTCAACATGATTCACTTTAGCTTCTAGAAAAATTCGAAGTACAAATCAAAAAATGAGTTGTTATGTATTAACACCTCCTTACcagttcagttttctttttaagagtaTACTGTTTTAAATGGAGTGGGCTCACTCAGACTTttccatttttgcttttatctaGGATATTATCAAATTTTGGCTTGGCAAAGGAGTTGATGGATTTAGTTTTGGCACTGTTAAATTTCTCTTAGAAGCAACACATCTCCGGGATGAGCCTCCAGTGAACAAGTCTCAGAATGGAGTAATGTTTATGTTGtgtctttgctttctttcctgcttttcctatGGAGACAAGAGTGCCAAGAGTGCTTTGACTCTTTTGGGTCTTAATGGTGGCTGTAGGAACGTCAGGTCAGCCTTGGAAGGCGGGTGGGTCCTGGGCGCTCTGCACAAAGAGCACTCACCACCAAGAAGCCCCAGTAAGAACTGGAGCACAACTAAAAACCACTGCTGTAGGCCATGAGTCACAGTGAGAGGTGACCAGACCCATTCACCATGGTTATGTTACTTGCTTTTGCTCCGATAGTGACCTTGGTGTTGTTGCCAGGTGGTGCCAGCACCATGAGACTGtcctcctctggagctgggggtcACAGACAGCTGGCCAGCTCCAgcatggtggtggtggtgctgtgTTTCTGTATCAAGGCACTGTCCATCGTTCCAGCCTGGTCTGAGGCCACAGCACCTGCTGTGCTCGCTGCTCCAGATGGGCTCTCTTGGGTGGTGCTCTGGGTGGGCTTTCCCTGCTGAAGGGTGGGATCCAGGATTATCagtcctctgctgctccagagctcctcaAGTGCagttcagctctgtgctgttaGTGTTAGCATGCTGAACTCATTTCAGTAAAAATTCatgaactgaatttttttcagtaaaaattcaTTTACCAGTTCATGTCCTGAGACATTCTTTCTGTCTCAGGAAAGAATGGGGAGAATTTGGAGAATTCTGAAACCTAGAACTAATGTGAAGTACTCTACCCTGCTTTAAGGAGAATATCACAGCCTATTCCCAGCTCTACCATGACTACACCACCACACAAGTTGGTTTGCACGACATCATGCGCAGCTTCCGCCACACCATGAATGAGTTCAGCAGAGAGCCTGGCAGATACAGGTAACCAGCACAGCTGGCCAGTCTTTTCTAATATTTATCTCCCTCTTGCTAGCAAGAAAATGGTTTTTAGTAGCATAACATGccacagaaatgcaaatgcTCCAGTGCAGAAAGCAGTGCAGAGGCTGTACTGTCTCTTCCCCGGTGTATGCGGAAAGGAATTGGCCCTGTTAG is from Serinus canaria isolate serCan28SL12 chromosome 3, serCan2020, whole genome shotgun sequence and encodes:
- the SLC3A1 gene encoding neutral and basic amino acid transport protein rBAT, giving the protein MPNMQNIVMWPESPGQELSSETAEVEARSLPMELSEKGGVQNNGFVQNEDFEDKETATSSQEEMPKTCSVDVEPVDVEETVLKPYAGMPKEVLLQFSSQACYRVTREILFWLVIAGSVALVCATIAIIALSPKCLDWWQASPIYQIYPRSFKDSNMDGNGDLKGIQEKLDHVTYLNIKTIWITSFFKSPLKDLGYGAEDFYDIDPIFGSMTDFENLIAAIHDKGLKVIMDFIPNHTSDKHRWFQLSRNRTGKYTDYYIWQDCRQAAGSVIPPNNWVSVFGNSSWQFDDVRKQCYFHQFGKEQPDLNFRSPAVQQEMSDIIKFWLGKGVDGFSFGTVKFLLEATHLRDEPPVNKSQNGENITAYSQLYHDYTTTQVGLHDIMRSFRHTMNEFSREPGRYRFMGSDDDEKEDIEATMMYYGTTFIQEADFPFNFNLINMKNLSGNSIFEAVNTWMKNMPAGKWPNWAVGSPNAARISTRIGKEYINVMNMLLLTLPGTPVTYYGEEIGMENIAAENATLPEKSPMQWDGKVNAGFTEGNSSWLPVNSDYQSVNVEIQSAWSNSTLGLYRALTLLRKDELPINRGWMCHVWNDSDVFVYVRELDGLDRVFMMVLNFGQESTTDLQAIVPNLPSEAVIRLSTHFSNAGEVVNTKLIKTEMGEGLVLEYTTAKPVHTMETFQGKCFVAEKACYSKALNLLYMNC